One Thiocapsa sp. genomic window, TGGCCGCGTTTCAGGCGCGCCGACCGCATTGGTCGCCGCGTGCCGGTCTCGGGCTGTTGCTGCTCGGCCTTGCCGGACTCGGGCTGGTCCTGTCGATCGGCGGCAACCCATGGGAAACCGACATCCGCCGCCTGAGCACGGTGCCGCAGGCCGAGATCGAGAAGGACAGCCTGATTCGGGCCCAGCTCGGCGCCCCTGACGTCTCGCGCCTGCTCTATGTCGTGGCGGATGATGAAGCGGCCGTGCTCGCGCGCCTGGAGGCGGTGCTTCCCGATTTGGACGCCCTCCAAGCGCAAGGGCTCATCGACGCGTTCGACAACGTCGCGCGCTGGCTGCCGAGCCCGCAGACCCAAGCGACGCGTCGCGCCGAACTCCCGGACCCTGCCGAGCTGACCGTGCGCTTGGCGGCCGCCAACGCCGAGCTGCCCTTTCGCCTGGAACGGCTCGCGCCCTTCGTCGAGGACGTGGATGCCTCGCGTGATCTCGAGCCCCTGACAACGGCCGATATCGCCGACGGGCTCATCGGAACCCGCGTCTCGATGCTGCTCCAGCCGCTCGGCGACGCCTGGCTCGGCCTGGTGCCCTTGTCCGGCGTCGCCGACGAGGCCGTCGGTCCTCTCGATGCGTTGGCCGAGCGCCGCGGGATCAAATATCTTAACCTGCGACAGGGCACTGCCGATCTGCTGGCCGGATTCTTCGCCGAGGCATTGGACAAGTTCTTGATTGCCGCCCTCGTTATCGCGCTCGCTTTGGCCCTCGCGCTGCGCAGCCTCGCGCGAATCGGTCTGGTGCTGCTCCCGATCGTTATCGCACTCGTCTGGACCTTCACGCTGGTGATCCTGATCCAAGGCTCGGTCAACCTCTTCCATCTGGTCTCGCTGCTCTTGGTCGCCGGGCTCGCCGTCGACTACAGCCTCTTTCTGAATCGCCCGGCCGCCGACGATGCGGATCGGCTGCGCACGCTGCTCTCGGTCAGTGTCGGCGCCGGCTCGAGCTTCGCCATGTTCGGTTTTCTCGCGCTGTCCGCGATCCCCGCGTTGCAGTCGATCGGTCTCACCGTCACCCTGGGCATTCTCTGTGCCTACGTCCTGTCGCTGCTGCTGGCGAGGGCCGAGCCCGTTGGTTAAACTCGGCAAAACAGGGTTTTTCACCGTCAGGGAACGCAGCCGCCGAACAGCCATGCCGATCACGCCCGCCAGGATCCGTGCCTACACGCTGACCACCGCGTTGGGGCACGGCTGCCGACCTCACCTGCAAGCCCTGACCGAGATGCGGCCCGGCCTGCGTCTCTGGACGCCCGAGGAGGCGCCCGTGCCGTCATGGGCGGGTGTCGTCGACGGCCTGGATGCGGTGCGTCTGCCGGCTCGGCTCGCCGAGTTTGAATGCCGCAACAACCGTCTCGCCGAGTTGGCGCTCGGCGGCGACGGCTTCGCCGAGCAGGTCGAAGCGGCTCGCGAGTGCCACGGCCCGAGCCGGATCGGCCTCTTCCTCGGCACCAGCACGTCCGGCATCCGCCACACCGAGCAGTGTTACCGACGCCACTTCGAGGAGAAGACGCCCGGTCTCGGCGATGATCTGCGCTTCGACACGACCCACGCCTATGTCTCGCTAGCGGACTACTGTCGGCGTCGGCTCGGTCTGAACGGACCCTCCATGGTGATCTCAACGGCCTGCTCTTCCGGCGCCAAGACCTTTGCGGCGGCGCAGCGGGCCTTGTCGGCCGGACTCTGCGATGCGGCCGTCGTCGGCGGCGTCGATACACTGTGCGCGACCACGCTCTTGGGTTTTCACGCACTTGGCCTGCTCTCGCCCACACCTTGCACACCCTGGGGACAGGGACGCACCGGCATCAGCATCGGCGA contains:
- a CDS encoding beta-ketoacyl-ACP synthase, encoding MTPARIRAYTLTTALGHGCRPHLQALTEMRPGLRLWTPEEAPVPSWAGVVDGLDAVRLPARLAEFECRNNRLAELALGGDGFAEQVEAARECHGPSRIGLFLGTSTSGIRHTEQCYRRHFEEKTPGLGDDLRFDTTHAYVSLADYCRRRLGLNGPSMVISTACSSGAKTFAAAQRALSAGLCDAAVVGGVDTLCATTLLGFHALGLLSPTPCTPWGQGRTGISIGEGAAFALLERDGDADDDGLSLRGYGESTDAYHITSPHPQGDGAVSAMRAALDSAGISADAIDYINLHGTGTAANDLSEDRAVARVFGDTAIASATKGWTGHTLGASGAVEAVISLICLREGLIPGTLNTTTFDPDLSTRLIRDSEARPIARVLSNAFGFAGNNCALVFGRNPCA